From Cotesia glomerata isolate CgM1 linkage group LG2, MPM_Cglom_v2.3, whole genome shotgun sequence, a single genomic window includes:
- the LOC123258414 gene encoding dynein regulatory complex protein 10-like: MEREIAIARVNAILTELITQVKKISDASKRQQVSSDNEEQCSGSENLTKMLDVLGRIIEMQMWTSPREERERASTLASALVNGEKARVEAENLESTIETEKLLHQHFTNDVKEQIAEEKILLEGIKARQKREIDERKQKTAAIIEEILEKKSVEEKKLLREVNFKSAEYEAIYAINESNEENLYNMRRKAEQDYLEILSKYDKDVGMLHRAMESLIEESNILEIKLKILEDKVSIQKVEYEELKNEREMAIAEAFAETLNNFKRNRAARIIQRGWRGYLERQLLKKKKKSKKKK; this comes from the exons atGGAACGTGAAATAGCAATCGCGCGAGTAAATGCTATTTTAACGGAACTAATAACgcaagtcaaaaaaattagcgATGCGTCAAAGAGACAGCAGGTGTCTTCTGACAATGAAGAGCAGTGCAGTGGATCGGAAAATCTAACAAAGATGTTGGATGTTCTTGGGCGCATTATTGAAATGCAAATGTGGACATCACCTAGAGAAGAACGTGAGCGCGCATCTACTTTGGCGAGTGCACTTGTTAATGGAGAAAAAGCTCGAGTGGAAGCTGAGA atttagaGAGTACAATTGAAACGGAGAAACTTTTGCATCAACATTTCACAAATGACGTAAAAGAACAAATCGCTGAGGAAAAAATCCTCTTGGAAGGGATTAAGGCCAGACAAAAAAGGGAAATTGATGAAAGAAA GCAAAAAACTGCGgcaattattgaagaaattttggaaaaaaaatcagtagaagaaaaaaaattgctgagagaagtaaattttaaatctgcGGAGTATGAAGCGATTTATGCGATCAATGAAagtaatgaagaaaatttgtataatatgag gaGAAAAGCAGAACAAGACTATTTGGAAATACTTTCTAAGTATGATAAAGATGTTGGAATGCTTCACCGGGCTATGGAATCTCTGATAGAGGAATCAAATATAttggaaattaaattgaaaattcttgag gacAAAGTATCAATCCAAAAGGTAGAATACGAGGAACTAAAAAACGAACGTGAGATGGCAATCGCAGAAGCATTTGCTGAAACTCTAAATAATTTCAAGAGAAATCGTGCGGCTAGAATAATACAGCGTGGCTGGCGTGGATATTTAGAGCGCCAGTTactaaaaaagaagaaaaaatctaaaaagaaaaaataa
- the LOC123258415 gene encoding uncharacterized protein LOC123258415 isoform X1, with protein sequence MSLTSHPTTMVSHEDKLMSGTLEERKEAFKEDVELMKETTKFITEVIETAATEASKRKLQSQGDGTSEGSRLKGGDVISGWNNRARGFCNRILNTLCPCFINNDLLAWTPYRYRFTRP encoded by the exons ATGTCTTTGACTTCTCACCCGACAACAATGGTCAGCCATGAAGATAAATTAATGTCCGGAACTTTGGAAGAAAGGAAAGAAGCTTTCAAAGAGGATGTTGAGCTTATGAAAGAAACCACTAAATTTATTACTGAAGTTATTGAGACCGCGGCTACCGAGGCTTCGAAAAGAAAATTGCAGAGTCAg GGTGATGGAACAAGTGAAG GCAGTAGATTGAAGGGTGGCGATGTCATCAGCGGCTGGAACAACCGTGCCCGTGGCTTCTGCAATCGGATTCTGAACACCCTCTGCCCATGCTTCATCAACAATG ACTTGTTGGCCTGGACGCCCTACCGTTATCGCTTCACGAGACCGTAA
- the LOC123258415 gene encoding uncharacterized protein LOC123258415 isoform X2, whose amino-acid sequence MSLTSHPTTMVSHEDKLMSGTLEERKEAFKEDVELMKETTKFITEVIETAATEASKRKLQSQGDGTSEDLLAWTPYRYRFTRP is encoded by the exons ATGTCTTTGACTTCTCACCCGACAACAATGGTCAGCCATGAAGATAAATTAATGTCCGGAACTTTGGAAGAAAGGAAAGAAGCTTTCAAAGAGGATGTTGAGCTTATGAAAGAAACCACTAAATTTATTACTGAAGTTATTGAGACCGCGGCTACCGAGGCTTCGAAAAGAAAATTGCAGAGTCAg GGTGATGGAACAAGTGAAG ACTTGTTGGCCTGGACGCCCTACCGTTATCGCTTCACGAGACCGTAA